One segment of Fructilactobacillus hinvesii DNA contains the following:
- a CDS encoding L-threonylcarbamoyladenylate synthase, which yields MNKHINWNGNVQPEAVEILTGAGGMIVSPTKVGYIIMTSDKAGLERKFTAKQRKRNKPGVVLCGSLEELDELAEMTPTIRKMYQEHWDQDILLGCILPWKASGKEKLPADGSQELMMDRRETSCFVIKFGKPSEMIAKELWEKEGQFAFASSANPSGRGNKGKVKNIGDRIESQADLIIEADDYVASIQPNETEQTRYEQGVMVSMVDEQGKLISEQVQAMEKQPVPVVIRKGLDVDKIMKIMSDLFWSWDYRQGAYY from the coding sequence ATGAATAAACACATTAATTGGAATGGTAATGTCCAACCTGAAGCAGTAGAAATTTTAACTGGTGCAGGAGGAATGATTGTGAGTCCAACAAAAGTCGGATACATTATCATGACTTCTGATAAAGCAGGCTTGGAACGTAAATTCACAGCAAAACAACGGAAGAGAAACAAACCAGGAGTCGTTTTGTGTGGCTCGTTGGAAGAACTGGATGAATTAGCTGAAATGACACCCACCATCCGAAAAATGTATCAAGAACATTGGGACCAAGATATTTTGTTAGGTTGTATTTTGCCATGGAAGGCTAGTGGTAAGGAAAAATTACCAGCGGATGGTAGTCAAGAATTGATGATGGACCGACGTGAAACTAGCTGTTTTGTGATTAAATTTGGGAAACCAAGTGAAATGATTGCCAAAGAATTGTGGGAAAAGGAAGGTCAGTTTGCCTTTGCTAGTTCTGCTAATCCATCTGGTAGGGGAAATAAAGGTAAAGTGAAAAACATTGGGGATCGAATTGAATCTCAAGCCGATTTGATCATTGAAGCTGATGATTATGTGGCTTCCATTCAACCAAACGAAACTGAGCAAACGCGGTATGAGCAAGGAGTGATGGTTTCGATGGTGGATGAACAGGGCAAGTTGATCTCAGAACAAGTTCAAGCCATGGAAAAACAACCAGTTCCAGTTGTGATTCGCAAGGGATTGGATGTGGATAAGATTATGAAAATCATGAGTGATCTGTTTTGGAGTTGGGATTATCGCCAGGGAGCATATTACTAG
- the sufB gene encoding Fe-S cluster assembly protein SufB has product MEIEREDALRKTKEAIGADQEYQFAFQDDFTPEFSTGKGISEEIIRKISAHKNEPEWMLEYRLEAYRAYQKMPMQTWGPDLSAIDFDDIYYYNKPTAEKYRDWEDVPEQLKETFEKLGVPEAERRWLAGSSAQYESEVIYHRMKEEFDKTGIVFTDTDTALQQYPELMKEYFGSLVKPTNNKLAALNAAVWSGGTFIYVPKGVHVTTPIQSYFRINQENEGQFERTLIIVDEGAHVDYVEGCSAPMYSGDALHAAVVEVIVKKDAYCRYTTIQNWSNNVYSLETKRAAAAENATMEWVDGNFGSKTTMKYPSVYLNGEGARGTMLSIAVAGNGVNLDSGAQMIHNAPKTSSSIISKSIAHDGGATDYRGTVKFGRAADGSFAHVECDTILVDDESSADTIPYNTILNGNVTMEHEAKVSKVSETQLYYLMSRGISAAKATEMIIMGFVEPFTKELPMEYAVELNRLMKFEMIGSVG; this is encoded by the coding sequence ATGGAAATAGAACGCGAGGATGCACTGCGTAAGACGAAAGAAGCCATTGGTGCCGATCAAGAATATCAGTTTGCATTTCAAGATGATTTTACCCCAGAATTTTCGACTGGAAAGGGAATTTCCGAAGAGATTATTCGTAAAATTTCTGCCCATAAAAATGAACCTGAGTGGATGCTTGAATATCGATTAGAAGCTTATCGAGCTTATCAAAAAATGCCGATGCAAACATGGGGTCCAGATTTAAGTGCGATTGATTTTGACGACATTTATTACTACAACAAACCGACGGCTGAAAAGTATCGTGATTGGGAAGACGTTCCCGAACAACTTAAGGAAACATTTGAAAAACTTGGAGTTCCAGAGGCAGAACGACGCTGGTTGGCTGGATCATCTGCTCAGTATGAGTCAGAAGTAATTTACCACCGTATGAAAGAAGAGTTTGATAAAACAGGAATTGTTTTTACAGACACAGATACAGCGTTACAACAGTATCCAGAGCTCATGAAAGAATACTTTGGAAGTCTGGTAAAACCCACTAATAACAAATTAGCAGCCTTAAATGCAGCCGTGTGGTCGGGAGGAACCTTTATCTATGTTCCTAAAGGAGTTCACGTTACCACCCCAATCCAATCTTACTTTCGTATTAATCAAGAAAATGAAGGTCAATTTGAACGAACGCTAATTATTGTGGATGAGGGGGCTCACGTTGATTATGTAGAAGGATGTTCTGCCCCAATGTATTCTGGGGATGCACTGCACGCGGCCGTCGTTGAAGTAATTGTAAAGAAAGATGCTTATTGTCGTTATACAACCATTCAAAATTGGTCAAATAATGTTTATTCTCTAGAAACCAAGCGTGCGGCTGCTGCTGAAAATGCCACCATGGAGTGGGTGGATGGTAACTTTGGTTCAAAAACAACTATGAAGTACCCATCTGTTTACTTAAATGGAGAAGGCGCCCGGGGAACGATGCTATCGATTGCAGTAGCAGGGAATGGAGTTAATTTGGACTCGGGGGCGCAAATGATTCACAATGCTCCTAAAACATCTTCTTCGATTATTTCTAAATCAATTGCTCACGATGGGGGAGCAACCGATTACAGAGGAACAGTGAAATTTGGTCGGGCTGCTGACGGGTCCTTTGCGCACGTGGAATGCGATACGATTTTGGTTGATGATGAATCATCAGCAGATACGATCCCTTATAACACCATTTTGAATGGGAATGTAACAATGGAGCACGAAGCTAAAGTTTCTAAGGTATCAGAAACGCAGCTTTATTACCTGATGTCGCGGGGAATTTCAGCTGCCAAAGCAACAGAAATGATTATTATGGGATTCGTGGAACCGTTCACTAAGGAATTGCCGATGGAATATGCGGTTGAACTGAATCGGTTAATGAAATTTGAAATGATTGGTTCCGTTGGATAA
- the sufC gene encoding Fe-S cluster assembly ATPase SufC — translation MTTLTIKDLHVEVEGKEILKGVNLTVKTGEVHAIMGPNGTGKSTLSQTIMGHPAYKRTQGQILLDEQDIDEWTVDERARAGLFLAMQYPAEIQGVTNVEFMRAAMNARRSDDDQIGITEFLRQLDQNREILSMPEEMTERYLNEGFSGGEKKRNEILQMMMIKPNIAILDEIDSGLDIDALKVVARGVNSMRSPEFGVLMITHYQRLLDYIEPDFVHVMMGGRVVKTGGSELAKRLEENGYAQLRDDLGLNIKLTDEN, via the coding sequence ATGACGACATTAACGATTAAAGATTTGCACGTAGAAGTAGAAGGTAAAGAAATTTTAAAGGGTGTGAATCTAACCGTAAAGACGGGAGAAGTTCATGCCATCATGGGACCAAATGGAACCGGGAAATCAACTCTTTCTCAAACCATTATGGGTCATCCTGCCTATAAACGTACTCAAGGCCAGATTTTACTAGACGAACAAGATATAGACGAATGGACCGTTGATGAACGAGCTCGGGCTGGCTTATTCTTAGCAATGCAATATCCAGCAGAGATCCAAGGGGTTACGAACGTAGAATTTATGCGTGCGGCGATGAATGCACGCCGCAGTGATGATGATCAAATTGGAATTACCGAATTTTTACGTCAATTGGATCAGAATCGCGAAATTTTATCGATGCCAGAAGAAATGACGGAACGTTATTTAAATGAAGGTTTTTCTGGTGGAGAAAAGAAGCGAAATGAAATTTTACAGATGATGATGATTAAACCAAACATTGCTATTTTGGATGAAATTGATTCAGGGTTAGATATTGATGCCTTAAAGGTAGTTGCTCGAGGAGTTAATTCAATGCGCTCACCTGAGTTTGGGGTATTGATGATTACTCATTATCAACGCCTGCTTGATTACATCGAACCGGATTTTGTGCACGTTATGATGGGGGGCCGAGTGGTTAAAACCGGGGGATCAGAATTAGCTAAACGACTAGAAGAGAATGGTTATGCACAATTACGTGATGATTTAGGCCTCAACATTAAACTGACAGATGAAAATTAA
- a CDS encoding Gfo/Idh/MocA family protein, which translates to MIRLGTIGTNWITERMIEAAHAAGEYKLTAVYSRHEASGQEIAKGHGDVQIYTDLDQFLSVTDVDVVYIASPNVLHHSQIVQAIQHDKNVIVEKPAVLTQYQFQNILDELAHHPGVHFFEAARNVHMPAFQVVTDYLDQLDEIDGADFTFSQYSSRYDKVLNGEVPNVFNPQFGGGALADLGVYPVYDAVGLFGVPERLAYYPTMISTGVDGKGTAILNYGDFDVTLNFSKLSTSTHNSEIYHGREVITLDSAGEVTEASIIRENQRQILSPLYGKNPMIPEMMDFARVLNDPADEQNQADYHRWLDQMQNVNLVLSRLANFAGIEYPTKLEED; encoded by the coding sequence ATGATTAGATTAGGAACGATTGGAACCAACTGGATTACAGAACGGATGATTGAAGCGGCTCATGCAGCCGGCGAATACAAGCTAACCGCAGTCTACTCGCGACACGAAGCTAGCGGCCAAGAAATTGCGAAGGGTCATGGCGACGTCCAGATTTACACCGATTTAGACCAATTTTTATCAGTAACCGACGTGGATGTGGTTTACATTGCCTCTCCTAACGTGTTACACCATTCCCAAATTGTCCAGGCAATTCAACACGATAAGAACGTGATTGTAGAAAAGCCAGCAGTGCTAACGCAGTACCAATTTCAAAACATTCTTGATGAATTGGCGCACCACCCAGGAGTGCACTTCTTTGAAGCAGCTCGAAACGTTCACATGCCGGCTTTTCAAGTTGTAACGGATTATTTAGACCAACTAGATGAAATCGATGGGGCTGACTTTACCTTTAGCCAGTACTCGTCTCGTTACGACAAGGTCTTAAACGGAGAAGTGCCAAATGTTTTTAATCCTCAGTTTGGGGGCGGGGCGTTGGCTGACCTTGGAGTTTACCCAGTTTATGATGCAGTGGGCTTATTCGGGGTTCCAGAACGCCTAGCTTACTACCCAACCATGATTTCCACCGGAGTGGACGGTAAGGGAACTGCCATTTTAAACTACGGAGATTTTGACGTGACGCTTAACTTTAGCAAGCTCTCAACGTCAACGCATAACTCAGAAATTTACCATGGTCGTGAAGTAATCACGCTTGATAGTGCAGGAGAAGTGACTGAAGCTTCGATTATCCGGGAAAACCAACGGCAAATTCTGAGCCCATTGTATGGCAAGAACCCGATGATTCCTGAAATGATGGACTTTGCACGGGTACTGAATGATCCTGCTGATGAACAAAATCAAGCGGACTACCACCGCTGGTTAGACCAGATGCAAAACGTAAATCTCGTGTTGAGTCGGTTAGCAAACTTCGCCGGCATCGAATACCCCACTAAACTGGAGGAAGATTAA
- a CDS encoding DEAD/DEAH box helicase produces the protein MLEQFATRFAQLGYNAPTAIQTAVYEPMIDGGTDIVGLSPTGSGKTVAFLMPILANLMPGEGPQAIVLEPSQELAMQVTNVIRDWGAPFHAKVLPIIGGANVKRQQEKLKKRPEIIVGTPGRVLSLLQDHKLKAQNIETVVVDEADDLLQDDSLEKVRQIVATVPRDAQVAYFSATESEILHHLDEEMGKPAQIIDVRDQDRTRGAVRHGQFQVSRGKRNDVLNRLTKLPNFKALVFFNQTTELNRSYNFFKHQGYARAEKLSGTESKLQRERALKAFRKGQLKLLLTTDVAARGLDIPKLPVVVNYDLPTDANTYVHRVGRTGRMGEPGLVINFGDDHDLRDLKKLLRETEYDLQPIYYYRGQLVDHVDAPQEKQPTPATPRATAQPGDQVESTKSTPVQPNPPKQRKRKKNRRRDQKNKGKRRHS, from the coding sequence GTGTTAGAACAATTTGCCACGCGCTTCGCCCAGCTGGGGTATAATGCGCCTACAGCCATTCAAACGGCGGTTTATGAACCGATGATTGACGGGGGTACTGACATTGTGGGGCTATCTCCGACGGGTTCTGGAAAAACGGTTGCCTTTTTGATGCCAATTTTGGCGAACTTAATGCCCGGAGAAGGCCCACAAGCAATTGTGTTAGAGCCCTCGCAGGAATTGGCGATGCAGGTAACCAATGTGATTCGGGACTGGGGAGCGCCCTTTCATGCTAAGGTACTGCCCATCATTGGAGGCGCCAACGTTAAACGGCAACAAGAAAAATTAAAAAAACGCCCTGAAATTATCGTGGGAACCCCTGGTCGGGTGTTAAGTTTGCTGCAAGATCATAAACTGAAGGCGCAAAACATTGAAACCGTAGTGGTTGATGAGGCGGACGATTTACTTCAGGACGATTCGTTAGAAAAGGTGCGCCAGATTGTGGCAACCGTTCCGCGCGATGCCCAGGTGGCTTACTTTTCTGCCACGGAGAGTGAAATTTTACATCATCTTGACGAGGAAATGGGGAAACCAGCGCAGATTATCGACGTGCGCGACCAAGATCGGACGCGCGGAGCGGTTCGACACGGTCAATTTCAAGTATCGCGAGGTAAACGGAATGACGTCTTGAACCGCTTGACCAAGCTTCCCAACTTTAAGGCACTGGTCTTTTTTAACCAAACAACCGAGTTGAACCGGTCGTACAATTTCTTTAAGCACCAGGGGTATGCCCGAGCCGAAAAGTTAAGTGGAACGGAAAGTAAACTGCAACGGGAGCGGGCGTTAAAGGCCTTTCGGAAAGGACAGCTTAAATTATTACTCACTACCGATGTGGCGGCGCGGGGACTGGACATTCCTAAGCTCCCAGTGGTGGTTAACTATGATTTGCCGACCGATGCTAATACCTACGTTCACCGGGTGGGACGGACCGGCCGGATGGGAGAACCGGGACTAGTCATTAACTTTGGAGATGACCATGACCTTCGGGATTTAAAGAAGCTTTTAAGAGAAACGGAGTATGATTTGCAACCGATTTACTACTACCGCGGTCAGTTAGTTGATCATGTTGATGCTCCCCAGGAAAAGCAGCCTACCCCAGCCACTCCACGGGCCACGGCACAGCCAGGCGATCAGGTAGAGTCGACTAAGTCTACCCCCGTTCAACCCAATCCGCCGAAACAACGAAAGCGTAAGAAGAATCGGCGACGAGACCAAAAGAACAAGGGAAAGCGGCGGCACTCCTAA
- the sufD gene encoding Fe-S cluster assembly protein SufD, with protein sequence MTDLQTFKRKLASGEPQSEADPTFAKVRYHSWHLEQLHSVATGNTELPSRPLPNGIELVQAQVRWSHLTEKLTKQGIVVCDFQTALSHFPNVLQRSLGQVIGPHANTLAAINWKEFTNGILVWVPAETHVTELINVIQTITADLASRLIVYVENQAQVTILSQLRSTEIAQGKSSLVMEVVAEPGAEVNLITVDEIGPQLQGSIFRKATVRQGAQVNWYNAELNQGNQLIDLQSQLVGTGAQSLTNVIALTSDKQIQGLNTKILNQAPHTVGNILQRGVILDRSRLVFNGIGEIKQGAVGSDAQQESRVLMLSKYARGDANPLLLIDESDVTAGHAASVGRVDADQLYYLMSRGIDKKTAQRLVIRGFLGPVVVKIPTKEVQQEVINLIEKKLVAAELQGED encoded by the coding sequence ATGACAGATTTGCAAACGTTCAAACGAAAACTGGCTAGCGGTGAACCGCAGTCAGAAGCTGATCCGACTTTTGCTAAAGTACGATACCATAGCTGGCATTTAGAGCAACTTCATTCGGTTGCAACCGGAAATACTGAATTGCCTAGTCGTCCGCTCCCCAATGGAATCGAGTTAGTCCAAGCCCAAGTACGTTGGAGTCATTTGACGGAAAAGCTAACTAAGCAGGGTATAGTTGTTTGTGATTTTCAAACCGCGCTTAGTCATTTTCCTAACGTATTGCAGCGGAGCTTGGGCCAAGTAATTGGGCCTCATGCTAACACATTAGCCGCCATTAATTGGAAGGAATTTACGAATGGAATTCTGGTTTGGGTTCCTGCAGAAACTCATGTCACGGAGTTAATTAATGTTATTCAAACAATAACTGCTGATTTAGCTAGTCGATTGATTGTTTACGTGGAAAATCAGGCTCAGGTTACCATTTTAAGTCAGTTACGATCCACAGAAATTGCTCAAGGAAAGAGTTCATTAGTGATGGAAGTAGTTGCAGAACCTGGCGCCGAAGTTAATTTGATTACGGTTGATGAAATTGGACCCCAGCTTCAGGGAAGTATTTTTCGTAAAGCAACCGTGAGGCAGGGAGCTCAGGTAAATTGGTACAATGCCGAGTTGAATCAAGGCAATCAACTGATTGATTTACAAAGCCAATTGGTGGGAACTGGCGCTCAATCTTTAACGAACGTGATTGCCTTAACTAGTGATAAACAGATTCAGGGACTCAATACTAAAATTCTGAACCAAGCCCCGCATACCGTTGGGAATATCCTACAACGAGGAGTTATATTGGATCGTTCCCGGTTAGTTTTTAATGGAATTGGAGAAATAAAACAAGGGGCTGTGGGTTCTGATGCGCAACAAGAATCTCGGGTTTTGATGCTTAGTAAGTATGCCCGTGGAGATGCTAATCCGTTGTTACTAATTGATGAAAGTGACGTTACCGCGGGACATGCTGCTTCAGTGGGACGTGTGGATGCTGACCAACTTTATTACCTCATGAGTCGTGGTATTGATAAAAAAACAGCGCAACGATTAGTGATTAGAGGATTTTTAGGACCAGTGGTGGTTAAGATTCCGACTAAAGAAGTTCAGCAAGAAGTGATTAATTTAATTGAAAAGAAGTTAGTGGCTGCCGAGTTACAGGGGGAGGATTAA
- a CDS encoding GH25 family lysozyme codes for MDYQRKQLHHQRRKNWLTGGICLFLLVLGVVVYNQIVNRHQRQQVFLRNYPVRGVLIDQTDEYADFNQLQTNGMRYVYIRATQGATLTDDDFNDNYTRSIGSGLKVGVYHQYSFSSSIKEQEQNLKHTLGNNIGDLPIMINVSYYNDYNAENVDQKRLERRLRELVAWTSKYSNRPVLIKTSRTNYRALRHIPNTEFMLPKATTGKKATFASLNQRDQLYNNGKGSDFRMTAFRGSKVQWNRYLQELKQNESRKSELND; via the coding sequence GTGGATTACCAACGAAAACAATTACACCACCAGCGGCGTAAAAACTGGCTGACCGGGGGAATTTGCCTTTTCCTGTTGGTGCTGGGGGTAGTGGTGTACAACCAGATTGTGAACCGCCATCAACGCCAGCAGGTCTTTTTGCGAAATTATCCGGTGCGGGGCGTTTTAATTGATCAAACCGATGAATACGCGGATTTTAACCAACTGCAAACTAACGGGATGCGGTACGTTTACATTCGCGCGACGCAGGGGGCCACTTTGACGGATGACGATTTTAACGACAACTATACCCGCAGCATTGGTTCGGGACTCAAGGTCGGCGTTTATCATCAATATAGTTTTAGTAGTTCCATCAAGGAACAGGAACAAAACCTGAAACATACGCTCGGAAATAACATTGGCGATCTTCCCATTATGATTAACGTTTCTTATTATAATGACTATAATGCAGAAAACGTTGATCAAAAGCGATTGGAACGTCGTCTGCGGGAATTAGTGGCCTGGACTTCTAAGTATTCAAATCGACCGGTATTAATTAAGACCAGTCGGACCAATTATCGGGCGCTCCGTCACATTCCCAATACGGAGTTTATGCTTCCTAAGGCGACGACCGGGAAAAAGGCAACCTTTGCGAGTCTGAATCAGCGCGACCAGCTTTATAATAATGGTAAGGGGAGCGATTTTCGGATGACGGCCTTTCGCGGGAGTAAGGTACAATGGAATCGGTACCTCCAAGAATTAAAACAGAATGAAAGCAGAAAGAGTGAATTAAATGATTAG
- the gntK gene encoding gluconokinase has translation MEYVIGLDIGTTSTKTVLYDEAGKVRGYSNDLYNLYQDTPDMAEEDPEEIFSAIISGLSKVIEKADLKPGELKGVSYSCAMHSLICLDENHKPLTRAITWADNRAVNYADELKNNGIGMELYKKTGVPVHPMTPLTKIMWIKNEKPEIFKKTRYFVGIKEYVNYKLFGTLKEDYSIANATALFNIFNMDWDDQALSVAGVTRDQLPELVDTTYQFQGMNERYANMIGIDKDVPFVIGASDGPLANLGVDAIKPGVIAVTIGTSGAVRIVSDKPRIDPKARVFCYYLAKDMWVIGGPVNNGGIVFRWIRDQICLPEKVTAEEMNLDAYDLLTKIASSIPAGSDGLIFLPFLGGERAPIWDADARGTFFGLTRQHTRANMIRAALEGIVYNLYTVMLALSEVVGEPTKIQATGGFARSELWRQMLADVFEQDVNIPESVEGTALGAAVLGMYSFNMIDSLYDVEKFVGVTNTHKPNPENYKAYRELIPIYIRLSRALQPEYKNIATFQRQNETENDEQK, from the coding sequence ATGGAATACGTAATTGGACTTGACATTGGAACTACCAGTACCAAAACGGTACTTTATGACGAAGCCGGTAAGGTGCGCGGCTACTCAAACGATTTGTACAATCTGTACCAAGATACGCCAGACATGGCCGAAGAAGATCCAGAAGAAATTTTTAGTGCCATCATCTCGGGATTATCTAAAGTGATTGAAAAAGCTGATTTAAAGCCAGGGGAATTAAAGGGTGTTTCTTACTCCTGTGCGATGCACAGCTTGATCTGTTTGGATGAAAATCACAAACCATTAACCCGGGCCATCACTTGGGCAGACAACCGGGCCGTAAACTATGCCGACGAATTAAAGAACAACGGCATCGGAATGGAACTCTACAAAAAGACCGGAGTTCCAGTGCACCCCATGACTCCATTAACGAAGATTATGTGGATTAAGAACGAAAAGCCAGAAATCTTCAAAAAGACGCGTTACTTTGTCGGCATCAAAGAATACGTCAACTACAAGCTCTTTGGCACGCTAAAAGAAGACTACTCAATTGCTAATGCCACCGCCCTCTTCAACATTTTTAACATGGATTGGGACGACCAAGCACTGTCAGTAGCCGGCGTAACCCGAGATCAACTGCCCGAATTAGTGGACACCACTTACCAGTTCCAAGGGATGAACGAACGTTACGCTAACATGATTGGAATTGACAAGGACGTTCCCTTTGTCATCGGAGCTTCTGATGGCCCGTTGGCCAACCTGGGAGTAGACGCCATCAAACCGGGTGTGATTGCGGTCACGATTGGAACTTCTGGGGCCGTCCGGATTGTCAGCGATAAACCACGGATTGACCCGAAGGCTCGGGTATTCTGTTACTACCTTGCTAAAGACATGTGGGTCATTGGGGGACCCGTTAACAACGGTGGAATCGTCTTCCGTTGGATCAGAGACCAAATCTGTCTCCCAGAAAAAGTTACAGCCGAAGAAATGAACCTAGATGCCTACGACCTGTTAACTAAGATTGCTTCCTCCATTCCAGCCGGTTCTGATGGTTTAATCTTCCTGCCATTCTTAGGCGGAGAACGGGCTCCAATCTGGGATGCCGATGCCCGTGGAACTTTCTTTGGGTTAACCCGGCAACACACCCGGGCTAACATGATTCGTGCGGCCCTTGAAGGAATCGTTTACAACCTGTACACCGTCATGCTGGCTCTTTCTGAAGTGGTTGGTGAACCAACTAAGATTCAAGCAACCGGTGGGTTCGCTCGTTCTGAACTCTGGCGGCAAATGTTAGCAGATGTCTTTGAACAAGACGTAAACATCCCTGAAAGCGTTGAAGGAACAGCTTTGGGAGCTGCTGTGTTAGGAATGTACAGCTTCAACATGATTGACAGTCTGTACGACGTTGAAAAGTTTGTTGGGGTTACCAACACGCACAAGCCTAACCCAGAAAACTACAAAGCTTACCGCGAATTAATTCCAATTTACATTCGTTTAAGCCGGGCTTTGCAACCAGAATACAAGAACATCGCAACGTTCCAACGGCAAAATGAAACTGAAAATGATGAACAAAAATAA